In Centropristis striata isolate RG_2023a ecotype Rhode Island chromosome 5, C.striata_1.0, whole genome shotgun sequence, a single genomic region encodes these proteins:
- the lrrc38a gene encoding leucine-rich repeat-containing protein 38: MRPCINWLQPLLLLISSTSLTQGHNCPSSCLCPDHHTVDCTDQGLTRVPDYIPLDVRRLLLCNNWIPWIPSDFLVLYTDLVYLDLRNNSLSQLEPGTLSTSSRLVFLDLGSNNLTEITSGTFGESRSLIKLRLGNNPYLNMVGKDAFTGLTSLRELEMERNGLTSLDVMVLESLPSLRLLRLEGNPWLCNCHFAKLFVWLTENRHKLPKGLEGMECSLPLDGRRVPLSLLSEESFRECRGTLTLTDFLIVIFSGISVSVAAIVASFFLASTVHCFQRLSKGSKGDEEEGND; the protein is encoded by the exons ATGAGACCATGCATTAACTGGctgcagcctctcctcctcttgaTCTCCTCCACCTCGCTTACACAGGGCCACAACTGTCCATCCAGCTGTTTGTGTCCAGACCACCACACGGTGGACTGCACTGACCAGGGTCTCACCAGGGTCCCGGACTACATCCCTCTGGATGTCCGCCGTCTCCTGCTGTGCAACAACTGGATTCCCTGGATCCCTTCTGACTTCCTGGTCCTCTACACTGATCTGGTCTACCTGGACCTGAGGAACAACTCCCTCTCCCAGCTGGAGCCAGGGACCCTGAGCACCTCCTCTAGATTGGTCTTCCTGGACCTGGGGAGCAACAACCTGACAGAGATCACCTCAGGAACCTTTGGGGAGTCCAGGAGTCTGATCAAACTCCGACTGGGGAACAACCCCTACCTGAACATGGTGGGCAAGGACGCTTTCACAGGGTTGACTtctctgagagagctggagatGGAGAGGAATGGTCTCACATCTCTGGACGTCATGGTCCTGGAGTCCCTGCCCTCCCTGCGGTTGCTGCGTCTGGAGGGAAACCCCTGGCTCTGCAACTGCCACTTTGCCAAACTGTTTGTTTGGCTGACAGAAAACCGCCACAAGCTCCCGAAGG GTCTGGAGGGGATGGAGTGCTCTCTGCCTCTGGACGGCCGGCGGGTTCCTCTCTCTCTACTGTCTGAGGAGAGCTTCAGGGAGTGCCGTGGGACTCTCACCCTCACCGACTTCCTCATCGTCATCTTCTCCGGTATCTCCGTCTCAGTGGCCGCCATCGTGGCCAGCTTCTTCCTGGCTTCCACCGTCCACTGCTTCCAGCGCCTCAGCAAGGGCAGCAaaggagatgaagaggagggcaACGACTGA